The Puntigrus tetrazona isolate hp1 chromosome 16, ASM1883169v1, whole genome shotgun sequence genome includes a region encoding these proteins:
- the pi4kb gene encoding phosphatidylinositol 4-kinase beta isoform X2 produces the protein MGDTELELSPARLEELQKSPSASSTSTTSSLSLPSSPSSGPHPLTSSSPSTSEGLSTSSPPLDVISEGVGELSLVIDTEVAKKACQEVLQKVKFLKVDGEVSSASSEPVLLNGTAHPETTDGGKPPKISEEEAEPVKNVRRRQKNNSSKQSWLLRLFESKLFDISMAISYLYNSKEPGVQAYIGNRLFSFRNEDVDFYLPQLLNMYIHMDEDVGDAIKPYVVHRCRQSINFSLQCAWLLGAYSSDMHISTQRHSRGTKLRKLILSDELKPSSQRIRRELPQPPPSCPPPLHHGQGMSEHSLSPSKRTHQRSKSDATVSISLSSNLKRTASNPKVETSQDEPVRLTPQREFIKSLMGIGKRLATLPTKEQKTQRLISELSLLNHKLPARVWLPTAAFDHHVVRVPHTQAVVLNSKDKAPYLIYVEVLECENFETSSVPVRIPETRIRSTRSVENLPDCGITPDQRASSFSTVPNYDNDDEAWSVDDIGELQVELPEIHTNSCDNISQFSVDSITSQESKEPIFIAAGDIRRRLSEQLAHTPTTFKRDPEDPSAVALKEPWQEKVRRIREGSPYGHLPNWRLLSVIVKCGDDLRQELLAYQVLKQLQIIWEQERVPLWIKPYKILVISSDSGMIEPVVNAVSIHQVKKQSQLSLLDYFRQEHGNYNTEEFLTAQRNFVQSCAGYCLICYLLQVKDRHNGNILLDSEGHIIHIDFGFILSSSPRNLGFETSAFKLTSEFVDVMGGLDGDMFNYYKMLMLQGLIAARKHMEKVIQIVEIMQQGSQLPCFHGSSTIRNLKERFHMNLTEEQLQVLVEQMVDGSMRSITTKLYDGFQYLTNGIM, from the exons ATGGGTGACACAGAGCTGGAGCTCTCCCCCGCCCGGCTCGAGGAGCTACAGAAGAGCCCATCAgcttcctccacctccaccacctcctCGCTGTCCCTGCCCTCATCTCCTTCCTCTGGCCCTCATCCCCTCACCAGCTCCAGCCCGAGCACCAGTGAAGGCCTGTCCACCTCCAGCCCCCCTCTAGATGTCATATCCGAGGGAGTGGGCGAACTCAGCCTAGTCATCGATACCGAGGTGGCTAAGAAAGCCTGCCAGGAAGTTCTTCAAAAGGTGAAGTTCCTGAAAGTAGATGGAGAAGTATCTTCAGCCAGCTCGGAGCCAGTTTTGTTAAACGGTACAGCACACCCCGAGACCACAGATGGAGGAAAACCTCCCAAGATCAGCGAGGAGGAAGCAGAGCCTGTGAAGAATGTGCGGCGCCGTCAGAAAAACAACTCATCCAAGCAGTCCTGGCTCCTGCGGCTCTTTGAGTCCAAGCTGTTTGACATCTCCATGGCCATCTCTTATCTTTACAATTCTAAGGAGCCAGGTGTCCAAGCCTACATTGGCAATCGACTCTTCAGCTTCCGAAACGAAGACGTGGACTTCTACTTGCCCCAGTTGCTCAACATGTACATTCACATGGACGAGGATGTGGGCGACGCCATCAAGCCCTATGTGGTGCACCGCTGCCGGCAAAGCATCAATTTCTCCCTGCAGTGCGCCTGGCTGCTGGGGGCCTACTCTTCTGACATGCACATCTCCACGCAGCGCCATTCCCGTGGCACCAAACTGCGTAAACTCATCCTGTCAGACGAGCTCAAGCCCTCCAGCCAGCGCATCCGCAGGGAGTTGCCGCAGCCTCCCCCTTCCTGCCCCCCACCCCTTCATCACGGTCAGGGCATGAGCGAACACAGCCTCTCGCCCTCCAAACGCACCCACCAACGCTCCAAATCCGATGCCACCGTCAGCATCAGCCTCAGCAGCAACCTAAAGAGAACTGCCAGCAACCCTAAAGTAGAGACCAGCCAGGATGAG CCTGTACGTCTGACCCCTCAGAGGGAATTTATTAAGTCTCTCATGGGCATCGGGAAGAGACTGGCCACTCTGCCCACTAAAGAACAGAAGACCCAGAGGCTCATCTCAGAGCTGTCCCTACTCAACCATAAGCTGCCTGCCCGGGTCTGGCTTCCCACAGCTGCCTTTGACCATCATGTTGTGCGTGTGCCCCACACCCAGGCCGTCGTGCTCAACTCAAAGGATAAG GCACCATACTTAATTTACGTAGAAGTTCTGGAATGTGAAAACTTTGAGACATCAAGTGTGCCGGTGAGAATCCCAGAAACACGGATTCGCAGCACGCGATCTGTAGAGAACCTTCCAGATTGTGGCATCACACCTGACCAGCGTGCCAGCAGCTTCTCCACGGTTCCCAATTACGACAATGATGATGAGGCATGGTCTGTAGATGACATCGGAGAGCTGCAAGTGGAG CTTCCAGAGATCCATACCAACAGTTGTGACAACATTTCCCAGTTCTCAGTAGATAGCATCACCAGCCAGGAGAGCAAGGAACCTATTTTTATTGCAGCTGGAGATATCAG ACGACGTCTGTCTGAGCAACTCGCCCACACCCCCACCACATTTAAGAGGGACCCAGAGGATCCCTCAGCCGTAGCCTTAAAGGAACCGTGGCAGGAGAAAGTGCG ACGAATCAGGGAAGGCTCCCCGTATGGCCACTTGCCCAACTGGCGTCTCCTGTCTGTTATTGTGAAATGTGGCGATGACCTCAGACAGGAGCTTCTCGCCTATCAAGTGCTGAAACAACTGCAG ATTATTTGGGAGCAAGAACGGGTTCCCTTGTGGATAAAGCCCTACAAGATCCTGGTCATCTCCTCAGACAGTGGTATGATTGAGCCAGTGGTCAATGCTGTGTCCATTCACCAGGTGAAGAAACAGAGTCAGCTTTCATTGCTTGATTACTTCCGGCAAGAGCATGGGAACTACAATACAGAGGAATTCCTTACCGCTCAGCGCAACTTTGTTCAGAGCTGTGCTGGCTACTGTCTCATCTGCTATCTGCTGCAGGTCAAGGACAG GCACAATGGAAATATCCTGCTAGACTCTGAGGGCCACATCATTCACATCGACTTTGGCTTCATCCTTTCCAGCTCTCCACGTAACCTGGGCTTTGAGACATCTGCCTTCAAACTAACCAGTGAATTTGTGGAT GTAATGGGAGGACTTGATGGAGACATGttcaattattataaaatgcttaTGCTCCAAGGCCTCATCGCTGCTCGCAAACACATGGAGAAGGTCATCCAGATTGTAGAAATCATGCAGCAAG GTTCTCAGCTTCCCTGCTTCCACGGCTCCAGCACCATCCGTAACCTGAAGGAGCGTTTCCACATGAACCTGACGGAGGAGCAGCTTCAGGTGTTGGTGGAGCAGATGGTGGACGGCTCCATGCGCTCCATCACTACCAAGCTCTACGACGGCTTTCAGTATCTCACCAACGGCATCATGTGA
- the pi4kb gene encoding phosphatidylinositol 4-kinase beta isoform X1, producing MGDTELELSPARLEELQKSPSASSTSTTSSLSLPSSPSSGPHPLTSSSPSTSEGLSTSSPPLDVISEGVGELSLVIDTEVAKKACQEVLQKVKFLKVDGEVSSASSEPVLLNGTAHPETTDGGKPPKISEEEAEPVKNVRRRQKNNSSKQSWLLRLFESKLFDISMAISYLYNSKEPGVQAYIGNRLFSFRNEDVDFYLPQLLNMYIHMDEDVGDAIKPYVVHRCRQSINFSLQCAWLLGAYSSDMHISTQRHSRGTKLRKLILSDELKPSSQRIRRELPQPPPSCPPPLHHGQGMSEHSLSPSKRTHQRSKSDATVSISLSSNLKRTASNPKVETSQDEDLSSSSDSLELEAGTPVRLTPQREFIKSLMGIGKRLATLPTKEQKTQRLISELSLLNHKLPARVWLPTAAFDHHVVRVPHTQAVVLNSKDKAPYLIYVEVLECENFETSSVPVRIPETRIRSTRSVENLPDCGITPDQRASSFSTVPNYDNDDEAWSVDDIGELQVELPEIHTNSCDNISQFSVDSITSQESKEPIFIAAGDIRRRLSEQLAHTPTTFKRDPEDPSAVALKEPWQEKVRRIREGSPYGHLPNWRLLSVIVKCGDDLRQELLAYQVLKQLQIIWEQERVPLWIKPYKILVISSDSGMIEPVVNAVSIHQVKKQSQLSLLDYFRQEHGNYNTEEFLTAQRNFVQSCAGYCLICYLLQVKDRHNGNILLDSEGHIIHIDFGFILSSSPRNLGFETSAFKLTSEFVDVMGGLDGDMFNYYKMLMLQGLIAARKHMEKVIQIVEIMQQGSQLPCFHGSSTIRNLKERFHMNLTEEQLQVLVEQMVDGSMRSITTKLYDGFQYLTNGIM from the exons ATGGGTGACACAGAGCTGGAGCTCTCCCCCGCCCGGCTCGAGGAGCTACAGAAGAGCCCATCAgcttcctccacctccaccacctcctCGCTGTCCCTGCCCTCATCTCCTTCCTCTGGCCCTCATCCCCTCACCAGCTCCAGCCCGAGCACCAGTGAAGGCCTGTCCACCTCCAGCCCCCCTCTAGATGTCATATCCGAGGGAGTGGGCGAACTCAGCCTAGTCATCGATACCGAGGTGGCTAAGAAAGCCTGCCAGGAAGTTCTTCAAAAGGTGAAGTTCCTGAAAGTAGATGGAGAAGTATCTTCAGCCAGCTCGGAGCCAGTTTTGTTAAACGGTACAGCACACCCCGAGACCACAGATGGAGGAAAACCTCCCAAGATCAGCGAGGAGGAAGCAGAGCCTGTGAAGAATGTGCGGCGCCGTCAGAAAAACAACTCATCCAAGCAGTCCTGGCTCCTGCGGCTCTTTGAGTCCAAGCTGTTTGACATCTCCATGGCCATCTCTTATCTTTACAATTCTAAGGAGCCAGGTGTCCAAGCCTACATTGGCAATCGACTCTTCAGCTTCCGAAACGAAGACGTGGACTTCTACTTGCCCCAGTTGCTCAACATGTACATTCACATGGACGAGGATGTGGGCGACGCCATCAAGCCCTATGTGGTGCACCGCTGCCGGCAAAGCATCAATTTCTCCCTGCAGTGCGCCTGGCTGCTGGGGGCCTACTCTTCTGACATGCACATCTCCACGCAGCGCCATTCCCGTGGCACCAAACTGCGTAAACTCATCCTGTCAGACGAGCTCAAGCCCTCCAGCCAGCGCATCCGCAGGGAGTTGCCGCAGCCTCCCCCTTCCTGCCCCCCACCCCTTCATCACGGTCAGGGCATGAGCGAACACAGCCTCTCGCCCTCCAAACGCACCCACCAACGCTCCAAATCCGATGCCACCGTCAGCATCAGCCTCAGCAGCAACCTAAAGAGAACTGCCAGCAACCCTAAAGTAGAGACCAGCCAGGATGAG GATCTGAGCTCCAGCTCCGACAGTCTCGAGCTAGAGGCTGGTACA CCTGTACGTCTGACCCCTCAGAGGGAATTTATTAAGTCTCTCATGGGCATCGGGAAGAGACTGGCCACTCTGCCCACTAAAGAACAGAAGACCCAGAGGCTCATCTCAGAGCTGTCCCTACTCAACCATAAGCTGCCTGCCCGGGTCTGGCTTCCCACAGCTGCCTTTGACCATCATGTTGTGCGTGTGCCCCACACCCAGGCCGTCGTGCTCAACTCAAAGGATAAG GCACCATACTTAATTTACGTAGAAGTTCTGGAATGTGAAAACTTTGAGACATCAAGTGTGCCGGTGAGAATCCCAGAAACACGGATTCGCAGCACGCGATCTGTAGAGAACCTTCCAGATTGTGGCATCACACCTGACCAGCGTGCCAGCAGCTTCTCCACGGTTCCCAATTACGACAATGATGATGAGGCATGGTCTGTAGATGACATCGGAGAGCTGCAAGTGGAG CTTCCAGAGATCCATACCAACAGTTGTGACAACATTTCCCAGTTCTCAGTAGATAGCATCACCAGCCAGGAGAGCAAGGAACCTATTTTTATTGCAGCTGGAGATATCAG ACGACGTCTGTCTGAGCAACTCGCCCACACCCCCACCACATTTAAGAGGGACCCAGAGGATCCCTCAGCCGTAGCCTTAAAGGAACCGTGGCAGGAGAAAGTGCG ACGAATCAGGGAAGGCTCCCCGTATGGCCACTTGCCCAACTGGCGTCTCCTGTCTGTTATTGTGAAATGTGGCGATGACCTCAGACAGGAGCTTCTCGCCTATCAAGTGCTGAAACAACTGCAG ATTATTTGGGAGCAAGAACGGGTTCCCTTGTGGATAAAGCCCTACAAGATCCTGGTCATCTCCTCAGACAGTGGTATGATTGAGCCAGTGGTCAATGCTGTGTCCATTCACCAGGTGAAGAAACAGAGTCAGCTTTCATTGCTTGATTACTTCCGGCAAGAGCATGGGAACTACAATACAGAGGAATTCCTTACCGCTCAGCGCAACTTTGTTCAGAGCTGTGCTGGCTACTGTCTCATCTGCTATCTGCTGCAGGTCAAGGACAG GCACAATGGAAATATCCTGCTAGACTCTGAGGGCCACATCATTCACATCGACTTTGGCTTCATCCTTTCCAGCTCTCCACGTAACCTGGGCTTTGAGACATCTGCCTTCAAACTAACCAGTGAATTTGTGGAT GTAATGGGAGGACTTGATGGAGACATGttcaattattataaaatgcttaTGCTCCAAGGCCTCATCGCTGCTCGCAAACACATGGAGAAGGTCATCCAGATTGTAGAAATCATGCAGCAAG GTTCTCAGCTTCCCTGCTTCCACGGCTCCAGCACCATCCGTAACCTGAAGGAGCGTTTCCACATGAACCTGACGGAGGAGCAGCTTCAGGTGTTGGTGGAGCAGATGGTGGACGGCTCCATGCGCTCCATCACTACCAAGCTCTACGACGGCTTTCAGTATCTCACCAACGGCATCATGTGA